The Geobacillus stearothermophilus ATCC 12980 genome contains a region encoding:
- a CDS encoding helix-turn-helix domain-containing protein: protein MKRLKITNDHGWTPRTLRKQERKIKNTLLRQRVMAVRLVMEGYLGKEVASMVNVCRQTVSHYVSLFNEGGLELLLHRDFAPGREPFLTEEQQEEIKQLVLTTTPAELGWDVASAWNTKLLQSYVAKQFGVSISREALRKLLHRKGLSWTRPTYTLAKGNLDEQKQFEKQMDLIKKT, encoded by the coding sequence ATGAAACGTCTCAAAATCACCAACGATCACGGATGGACACCTCGGACACTTCGCAAACAGGAACGGAAAATCAAAAACACCCTTCTTCGCCAACGGGTGATGGCGGTTCGCCTCGTCATGGAAGGCTATTTGGGCAAAGAGGTGGCCTCCATGGTCAACGTGTGCCGACAAACCGTTTCCCATTATGTGTCGCTGTTCAACGAAGGCGGTCTGGAGCTCTTGCTTCATCGGGATTTCGCCCCCGGGCGGGAGCCGTTTCTCACCGAAGAACAGCAGGAAGAGATCAAACAGCTTGTGTTGACCACTACTCCCGCGGAACTGGGCTGGGACGTTGCTTCGGCGTGGAACACCAAACTCCTGCAATCCTATGTCGCAAAGCAATTCGGTGTTTCCATTTCCCGCGAAGCGCTGCGAAAACTCCTGCACCGCAAAGGGCTGTCGTGGACACGACCGACGTACACACTGGCGAAAGGAAATCTGGATGAGCAAAAACAATTTGAAAAACAAATGGATCTGATAAAAAAAACTTGA
- a CDS encoding transposase — protein MITKETEDAVLLYIDETHIRSYHVLRSTWSEVGRQKQVPTFGHHAHVSRFGAVNIHDGETVLHQTTAAPMPRRS, from the coding sequence TTGATCACCAAGGAGACAGAAGATGCTGTTCTTCTGTACATCGATGAAACCCATATCCGCTCTTACCATGTCTTGCGGTCCACATGGTCGGAAGTCGGCCGCCAAAAACAAGTGCCGACGTTCGGCCATCATGCCCACGTATCGCGGTTTGGCGCGGTCAACATCCACGATGGCGAAACGGTGCTTCATCAAACGACTGCCGCGCCAATGCCGCGACGTTCTTGA